A window of the Phragmites australis chromosome 20, lpPhrAust1.1, whole genome shotgun sequence genome harbors these coding sequences:
- the LOC133901543 gene encoding uncharacterized protein LOC133901543, producing the protein MQVEQQFKDPTNCMKDGSSVSMDLPYNKNIDNGLVDVCAQASARHGPVVSSIGECLPNVFQAPVHSDEHEHNDTGKWSKFPVCSTLIVPTPSETESSLLLMRDEQHHTEVPAVNQKENRFYDVNDKCRKFDDPLAKSMISCNSDAAEFVDKFVAFESSGKGKYSNDGSKRVNTIAAWPVGDRTTAGKGNPLGKVQECQVQCRNGNEFGFQATAVHASGNYGFAGTSEGLMYTWELSSGRKLTGTQCINV; encoded by the exons ATGCAAGTTGAGCAGCAATTTAAGGACCCTACAAATTGTATGAAAGATGGCTCATCAGTTTCCATGGATTTGCCATACAACAAGAACATTGACAATGGATTGGTTGATGTCTGTGCACAAGCTTCTGCTAGGCATGGTCCAGTAGTTTCTAGTATTGGAGAGTGTTTACCAAATGTCTTTCAGGCTCCAGTTCATTCTGATGAACATGAACATAATGATACTGGAAAGTGGAGTAAGTTTCCTGTGTGTTCAACTTTGATTGTGCCAACTCCAAGCGAGACAGAATCATCTTTGTTGCTCATGAGGGATGAACAACATCATACTGAAGTCCCAGCTGTTAATCAGAAGGAAAATAGGTTCTATGATGTAAATGATAAATGTAGAAAATTTGATGATCCTCTTGCAAAGAGTATGATTAGTTGCAATTCTGATGCTGCTGAATTTGTTGACAAATTTGTTGCTTTTGAGTCATCAGGCAAAGGCAAGTATTCTAATGATGGGTCAAAAAGAGTAAACACCATTGCAGCGTGGCCTGTTGGTGATAGAACTACAGCAGGTAAAGGAAACCCACTTGGCAAAGTGCAAGAATGTCAAGTTCAATGTAGAAATGGCAATGAGTTTGGGTTTCA AGCTACTGCTGTCCATGCCTCTGGTAACTATGGATTTGCTGGAACATCTGAAGGTCTGATGTATACTTGGGAATTGTCTTCTGGGAGGAAACTTACTGGTACACAATGTATCAACG TGTAA